In a single window of the Tellurirhabdus bombi genome:
- a CDS encoding alginate lyase family protein, translated as MKWFLGWIWLITTGFCFLQPPDLQQQVKATLRTHVLKEASWALAQQPVTVTAQTSPRSAGTRHDFFSEGDYWWPDSINPQAPYVQRDGMTNPDNFVAHRQAMIRFSRIVGALASAYKLTGDEKYTRAAFQHLNAWFVNPDTRMNPSLLYAQAIKGRATGRGIGIIDTIHLMEVAQGLMVMEKSKSANPKQVAAIKSWFSDYITWLTTHPYGKDEMEAKNNHGTCWVMQVASFAKLTGNEQVMAFCRDRYKTVLLPNQMAANGSFPLELRRTKPYGYSLFNLDAMVMICQILSDKKDNLWTCQTADGRSIRKGIDYLYPYVADKSRWPLKPDVMYWNDWPIAQPFLVLGAVQFDEKGWLKTWEKLEHDPQVEEVLRNLPIRNPVIWL; from the coding sequence ATGAAATGGTTTTTAGGCTGGATATGGCTGATTACAACGGGGTTCTGTTTTCTTCAACCACCTGATTTACAGCAGCAGGTGAAAGCAACGCTTCGGACGCACGTTTTAAAAGAGGCAAGCTGGGCGCTGGCGCAGCAGCCCGTTACCGTGACTGCCCAAACCAGCCCCCGCAGCGCAGGAACCAGGCACGATTTTTTCTCCGAAGGTGATTATTGGTGGCCCGATTCAATCAATCCGCAAGCGCCTTACGTACAGCGGGACGGGATGACCAATCCAGACAACTTTGTGGCGCATCGACAGGCCATGATTCGGTTTAGCCGGATTGTGGGGGCGCTGGCTTCGGCGTACAAACTGACGGGCGATGAGAAATACACGCGGGCGGCATTTCAGCACCTGAACGCCTGGTTTGTGAATCCCGACACGCGCATGAATCCGTCGTTGCTCTACGCGCAGGCCATCAAAGGGCGGGCAACCGGGCGCGGCATTGGCATCATCGACACGATTCACCTGATGGAGGTGGCGCAGGGGCTCATGGTGATGGAGAAATCGAAAAGCGCCAATCCGAAGCAGGTGGCGGCCATCAAATCCTGGTTCTCCGATTACATAACCTGGCTCACCACGCATCCCTACGGAAAAGACGAGATGGAGGCCAAAAACAACCACGGCACCTGCTGGGTGATGCAGGTCGCTTCGTTTGCCAAACTGACGGGAAACGAGCAGGTGATGGCCTTCTGCCGGGATCGCTACAAAACGGTGCTGCTACCCAACCAGATGGCCGCTAATGGGAGCTTCCCGCTGGAACTCCGCCGGACGAAGCCGTATGGTTACTCGCTCTTTAATCTGGACGCGATGGTGATGATTTGCCAGATTTTATCGGACAAAAAAGATAATTTATGGACCTGTCAAACCGCCGATGGTCGGAGCATTCGGAAGGGTATTGACTACCTGTATCCCTACGTAGCGGACAAAAGTCGGTGGCCGCTCAAACCGGATGTGATGTACTGGAACGATTGGCCCATTGCCCAGCCGTTTCTGGTGTTAGGGGCGGTGCAGTTCGACGAGAAAGGTTGGTTGAAAACGTGGGAAAAGCTGGAACACGATCCGCAGGTAGAAGAAGTTTTGCGCAATTTACCAATCCGCAATCCGGTGATCTGGTTGTAA
- a CDS encoding RagB/SusD family nutrient uptake outer membrane protein, whose protein sequence is MKRITKLFHILLPAVLLTTAGCENYLDRAPLADLSPNTFFATRGDMRTWVAGTYDAAQEALNGNQAAHLEWGDLRSDNYGNTGYGDTRVYMNAIDASQSQWDWQYLYRVIDRCNVGIARFPTVPNLLPNDYNDNVGQCYGLRALMYFYAIRVWGAVPLVTQPWDGDLGSSRVARSSVEDIKKQILSDLDEAMARLALDVSGPRKFYFNMGAARALKTDVHMWFKEYDKAVAASDYFVGNTNYALVANDKAWKDMFTNPAASTETIFNLHWAIDLTDGTNAWAQRVGASNTNNTYRVSQTIFNEFVNRRHSGKGADGRFWNSIDTVRLWRNGNRVPVSYNHYLLDGIQKCVKYSAVNPNRATAADDYWLVLSTNESFVQVPIYRLADVLTLRAEALNQLGRSSEALTIVNNIRRRVGYLADAATEVATTDKKAVEGLILKERQLEFMCEGKRWFDLQRTDRLLEVMDPVMRQRQEEANVTITGFGDIGRALFPIFYREFEANPALKGHQNPPYTEG, encoded by the coding sequence ATGAAACGGATTACTAAACTCTTCCATATTCTTTTGCCCGCCGTTCTTTTAACAACCGCAGGCTGCGAAAATTACCTCGACCGGGCACCCCTGGCCGATCTGTCGCCCAACACGTTTTTTGCCACCCGGGGCGATATGCGTACGTGGGTAGCGGGGACCTACGATGCCGCGCAGGAAGCCCTGAATGGCAACCAGGCCGCTCACCTGGAGTGGGGCGATCTGCGTTCGGATAACTACGGAAACACGGGTTACGGCGACACGCGGGTGTACATGAACGCCATCGACGCCTCGCAATCGCAGTGGGATTGGCAGTATCTCTACCGGGTAATTGACCGCTGCAACGTGGGAATAGCGCGTTTCCCGACCGTTCCGAACTTACTGCCAAATGATTATAACGACAACGTCGGACAATGTTACGGCCTGCGCGCCTTGATGTATTTCTACGCCATTCGGGTGTGGGGGGCAGTTCCGTTGGTGACGCAGCCCTGGGATGGTGACTTAGGCTCGTCGCGCGTGGCCCGTTCGTCGGTAGAGGACATCAAAAAGCAGATTTTGAGCGATCTGGACGAAGCCATGGCCCGGCTGGCCCTGGACGTGAGCGGTCCCCGGAAATTTTACTTCAACATGGGAGCCGCGCGAGCGCTGAAAACCGACGTGCATATGTGGTTCAAGGAGTATGACAAGGCCGTGGCTGCTTCCGACTATTTTGTGGGAAATACCAATTATGCGCTGGTTGCCAACGACAAAGCCTGGAAGGACATGTTTACCAATCCGGCCGCTTCGACCGAAACCATTTTCAACCTGCACTGGGCCATCGACCTGACCGACGGAACCAACGCCTGGGCGCAGCGGGTCGGCGCGTCGAACACGAACAACACCTACCGGGTGTCGCAGACTATATTCAATGAGTTTGTGAACCGACGGCATTCGGGTAAGGGGGCTGACGGGCGTTTCTGGAATTCTATCGACACCGTTCGGCTGTGGCGCAACGGCAACCGCGTACCCGTGAGCTACAATCATTATTTGCTGGATGGCATTCAGAAATGCGTCAAATACAGTGCGGTCAATCCGAATCGGGCCACCGCGGCAGATGATTACTGGCTGGTTTTATCGACCAACGAAAGTTTTGTGCAGGTGCCGATTTACCGGCTGGCGGATGTGCTGACGCTCCGGGCGGAGGCGCTTAACCAACTGGGTCGCAGCAGCGAAGCCCTGACCATTGTCAACAACATTCGGAGACGAGTCGGATATCTGGCCGACGCAGCCACGGAAGTAGCAACAACCGACAAAAAAGCGGTTGAAGGCCTGATTCTGAAAGAACGCCAGCTCGAATTTATGTGCGAGGGAAAACGCTGGTTTGACCTGCAACGCACCGACCGGCTGCTGGAAGTCATGGACCCCGTGATGCGGCAGCGGCAGGAAGAAGCCAACGTAACCATTACCGGCTTTGGCGATATTGGGCGGGCGTTGTTCCCCATCTTCTACCGCGAATTCGAAGCGAATCCCGCGCTGAAAGGCCATCAAAATCCACCTTACACGGAAGGATAA
- a CDS encoding fasciclin domain-containing protein has protein sequence MKITKMLTLASLVLLTALSGCELAGLELQKKYDYDEKEGVISNELNKTVYEFLKSRPDEFSILLEGIEYAGLQDKYNEPNSTYMALTNTAFTSATAADLSYFYTHQLPNPTYDSLNPATGGPTLMAFSLTQFPKEQVRELLLYHIVKGTWTWSNLPAQPTWYDSYASADTAKVNLYLMKNDRSPTIGFNDFAGHYKLAIRARSTNLKANNGSYVHALDSWLNYPTRDVLRIK, from the coding sequence ATGAAAATTACTAAAATGCTTACCCTTGCTTCGCTGGTTTTGCTGACGGCCTTAAGCGGCTGTGAACTGGCAGGTCTGGAATTACAGAAGAAATACGATTACGACGAAAAAGAAGGCGTTATCAGCAATGAGCTGAATAAAACCGTCTACGAATTTCTGAAATCCCGGCCCGACGAGTTCAGTATTTTGCTGGAAGGCATTGAGTACGCCGGTTTGCAGGACAAATACAACGAGCCGAACAGCACATACATGGCCCTGACGAACACGGCCTTTACCTCGGCCACCGCCGCCGATCTGAGCTATTTTTACACGCATCAGTTGCCCAATCCGACGTATGATTCCTTAAATCCAGCCACGGGCGGACCCACGCTGATGGCCTTTTCGCTGACGCAGTTTCCGAAAGAGCAGGTGCGCGAACTGCTGCTTTATCACATCGTCAAAGGCACCTGGACCTGGAGCAATTTGCCCGCCCAGCCCACCTGGTACGATTCGTACGCTTCGGCAGACACGGCCAAGGTGAATCTGTACCTGATGAAAAACGACCGTTCGCCAACCATCGGATTCAACGATTTTGCGGGCCATTACAAACTGGCGATTCGGGCGCGAAGCACCAACCTGAAGGCCAACAATGGCTCTTACGTCCACGCGCTGGATTCCTGGCTGAATTACCCAACCCGGGACGTGTTACGCATTAAATAA
- a CDS encoding glycoside hydrolase family 95 protein translates to MKCLLCWCIALSIPLFTGVFAQKPDQSADLKLWYKQPASIWEEALPLGNGKTGAMVFGRVKRERYQLNDNTLWSGYPDPGNNPAGPDILPQIRQAVFAGDYNKASDLWKKMQGPYSARYLPLGDLTLDFPGNDSTTTQYYRDLDLSTAVATVRYTLGKVTYQRESFISHPDRVMVVRLTASKKAAINFNARLSSKLRFTAQPAGNELILSGKAPKFVANRPSEPQQVVYADSPQGEGMNFEIRLHVKTEGGTVKAVNDELVVSNANAVTLYLTEATSFNGFNQSPGLAGKNPSLEAKANLQRVLTKSYAQLKTAHIASHQTLFNRVNFTLDGDTELTELPTDERLIRQEAGKPDNQLQTLYYQFGRYLLIASSRPDSTGKAAIPANLQGIWNDHVQPPWGSNYTTNINTEMNYWLAENTNLSECHQPLLNFIGNLAINGAETAKVNYGINEGWCVHHNSDVWAKTSPPGGYEWDPRSQSRWSCWPMAGAWLSTPLWEHYRFTGNKTFLREKAYPLLKGAAQFMLSWLVEDGKGNLVTNPSTSPENTMKVAGKEYQVSMATTMDMAIIRELFNNCIEAATILETDTRFLTLLQETKARLYPYHIGQFGQLQEWFKDYDDPKDAHRHLSHLFGLHPGHQISPRLTPELAAAAKQSMIHRGDVSTGWSMAWKINWWARLEDGNHAYKILLDGLKYVGPKTAKKGADITAVSTTTGGGTYPNLFDAHPPFQIDGNFGGTAGMTEMLLQSHAGEISLLPALPDSWANGAIRGIKARGAFEVAMHWEKGRLTEATILANQGGLCRIRTKTPVKVLEGNAKPASGDNPNALTREPEAPPFERNETAKLVDVPLTQGYVMDLMTEKGKKYTLVPQ, encoded by the coding sequence ATGAAATGTCTTTTGTGTTGGTGTATTGCGCTAAGTATTCCACTGTTTACGGGCGTTTTTGCACAGAAGCCTGACCAGAGCGCAGACCTGAAGTTATGGTATAAGCAGCCTGCCAGTATCTGGGAAGAAGCCCTGCCGCTTGGCAATGGCAAAACGGGTGCAATGGTGTTCGGTCGGGTAAAGCGGGAGCGCTATCAGCTCAATGACAATACGTTGTGGTCAGGGTACCCCGACCCCGGTAACAACCCGGCCGGGCCGGACATTCTGCCGCAGATTCGGCAAGCGGTTTTTGCCGGAGATTATAACAAAGCCTCTGATTTGTGGAAGAAAATGCAGGGACCGTATTCCGCGCGTTACCTGCCGCTGGGCGACTTGACGCTGGACTTTCCGGGCAACGATTCCACCACAACTCAGTATTACCGCGACCTGGATTTGTCCACCGCCGTTGCTACCGTACGGTACACCCTCGGCAAGGTGACCTACCAGCGCGAAAGCTTCATCAGCCACCCGGATCGGGTTATGGTGGTGCGCCTGACGGCCAGTAAAAAAGCGGCGATCAACTTCAATGCCCGGCTGAGTAGCAAGCTGCGATTTACAGCTCAACCGGCTGGAAATGAGTTAATTTTAAGTGGAAAAGCGCCTAAGTTTGTGGCCAATCGACCGTCGGAGCCGCAGCAGGTGGTGTACGCTGACAGTCCGCAGGGGGAGGGCATGAACTTCGAAATTCGGCTGCACGTCAAAACCGAAGGCGGTACGGTAAAGGCCGTGAATGACGAACTGGTGGTCAGTAACGCAAACGCTGTGACGTTGTACCTGACCGAAGCAACTAGCTTTAACGGCTTCAACCAATCGCCGGGGCTGGCGGGCAAAAATCCTTCGCTCGAAGCAAAAGCGAACCTGCAACGGGTCTTGACCAAATCATACGCCCAGCTAAAAACAGCTCACATCGCCAGCCATCAGACGCTGTTCAATCGGGTCAATTTTACGCTGGATGGCGACACAGAACTAACGGAGCTGCCCACCGACGAGCGTTTGATTCGGCAGGAAGCCGGAAAGCCTGACAACCAGCTTCAGACGCTGTATTATCAATTTGGACGTTACCTGCTCATCGCCAGTTCGCGACCCGATTCGACGGGGAAAGCGGCCATTCCGGCCAATCTGCAAGGCATCTGGAACGACCACGTTCAGCCACCCTGGGGCAGCAACTACACGACCAACATCAATACCGAAATGAACTACTGGCTGGCCGAGAACACCAATCTGTCAGAATGTCACCAGCCACTCTTGAATTTTATTGGTAATCTGGCCATCAACGGGGCCGAAACCGCCAAAGTAAATTACGGCATCAACGAAGGCTGGTGCGTGCATCACAACTCGGATGTCTGGGCGAAAACCTCGCCGCCGGGTGGCTACGAGTGGGACCCACGCAGCCAGTCGCGCTGGTCGTGCTGGCCGATGGCGGGGGCGTGGTTGAGCACGCCCCTCTGGGAACATTACCGGTTTACGGGCAACAAAACGTTCCTGCGCGAAAAAGCCTACCCGCTCCTGAAAGGGGCCGCCCAGTTTATGCTGAGCTGGCTGGTTGAGGACGGAAAGGGCAATCTGGTGACCAACCCGTCCACATCGCCGGAAAACACCATGAAAGTGGCGGGCAAAGAATACCAGGTCAGTATGGCAACCACGATGGACATGGCGATCATCCGGGAGTTGTTCAACAACTGCATCGAAGCCGCGACCATTCTCGAAACCGATACCCGTTTTCTGACCTTATTACAGGAGACCAAAGCGCGGCTGTATCCTTACCACATTGGGCAGTTTGGGCAGCTTCAGGAGTGGTTTAAGGATTATGATGATCCGAAAGACGCGCATCGTCACCTATCGCATTTATTTGGCTTACACCCTGGCCATCAGATCAGTCCGCGTTTAACGCCGGAGCTGGCCGCCGCCGCGAAGCAATCCATGATTCACCGGGGCGACGTAAGCACGGGCTGGTCGATGGCGTGGAAAATCAACTGGTGGGCGCGGCTGGAAGATGGCAATCACGCATATAAAATTCTGCTCGATGGACTGAAATACGTCGGTCCCAAAACCGCGAAAAAAGGAGCGGACATCACCGCTGTCTCGACAACAACTGGCGGCGGAACCTACCCCAATCTGTTCGATGCGCACCCGCCTTTCCAGATCGACGGAAACTTTGGCGGGACCGCCGGAATGACCGAAATGCTGCTGCAAAGTCACGCGGGCGAAATCAGCCTGTTACCCGCTTTGCCCGATAGCTGGGCCAACGGCGCGATTCGCGGCATTAAAGCGCGGGGAGCTTTCGAGGTGGCGATGCATTGGGAAAAAGGCCGACTGACCGAGGCCACAATTCTAGCCAATCAGGGTGGTCTGTGCCGAATCCGCACGAAAACGCCGGTGAAAGTGCTGGAAGGAAACGCCAAACCCGCCAGCGGAGACAATCCCAACGCACTGACCCGCGAACCAGAAGCTCCGCCCTTCGAGCGAAACGAAACCGCAAAGCTCGTTGACGTGCCCCTAACGCAGGGCTACGTAATGGACCTGATGACCGAAAAAGGAAAAAAGTACACACTGGTTCCGCAATAG
- a CDS encoding glycoside hydrolase family 31 protein, protein MKAQLLKTPFLLTICLLILVSDGWAQTDDWAEVAPGVWKLSVGKPEAYNLLTASGAQPNQEALGRLEKPAGFPLPKGEIAVWVENNKTYLRFPLEQGEQLYGFGLNFQTVHQRGKILKLHVDHYGGKDNGRTHAPTPFYVSSNGYGVFVNAARYIDVYAGSAVRKDSKHPPKVQNRNTDKDWSARPYSDAVEMLVPAEGADVYVFAGPKPMDAVRRFNLFNGGGCLPPRWGLGFTQRVHRLYSADEVRNEAAEFEAKQYPLDFIGLEPGWQTKSYPCTFEWAKDRFPDPAGFVKDMLQKGVRINLWTNPYVSPEAPLYPQIAPYTGSHTVWVGAVPDLTLPEAKAIYWKKFEDEHLRIGVSGYKIDEVDGYDTYLWPDVATFPSGLSAEQMRQTYGLLVQKQSADLFRKRNQRTYGLVRASNAGGVSLPYVIYNDYYSHEDFITALINSGFSGTLWTPEVRASKTGEEWLRRFQSVCFSPMAMINAWSSGTKPWSFPEVAEEVKTIAQLRMRMMPYWYSEFAKYHFEGTPPFRAMNLEDGFRAEVRKEVVTASLEENPYVEAVSKEVKDQYMAGEYLLVAPVFTGQKSRKVILPKGKWYDFYTGKYVGNGEVITVTPGLDKIPVFVKDGGIIPIMPPLLHAPKPGQKVDLEIRHYGEKPAEYRLYDDDGETFDYEKGQYSWRVLKVERQKSGPWKGSISAAEKGKPNTVGKVTWTFMTQ, encoded by the coding sequence ATGAAAGCTCAGTTACTTAAAACCCCGTTTCTGCTGACGATATGTCTGTTAATTCTCGTTTCTGATGGCTGGGCGCAAACAGACGATTGGGCTGAAGTTGCCCCCGGCGTCTGGAAACTCTCAGTAGGCAAACCAGAAGCGTACAATCTGCTGACGGCATCCGGTGCGCAGCCCAATCAGGAAGCGTTGGGGCGGCTGGAAAAACCGGCGGGGTTTCCGCTACCGAAAGGGGAAATTGCGGTTTGGGTGGAAAATAACAAAACCTACCTGCGTTTTCCGCTGGAACAGGGCGAACAGTTATACGGCTTCGGCCTGAATTTTCAGACGGTGCACCAGCGGGGGAAGATTCTGAAACTGCACGTCGATCATTACGGCGGAAAAGACAATGGTCGGACCCATGCGCCAACGCCTTTTTACGTCTCGTCAAACGGGTACGGCGTGTTTGTTAATGCGGCCCGATACATCGACGTGTACGCTGGGTCGGCGGTGCGGAAAGACAGCAAACATCCGCCCAAAGTCCAGAACCGAAACACCGACAAAGACTGGAGTGCCCGCCCGTATTCCGACGCGGTGGAAATGCTGGTTCCGGCGGAAGGCGCTGACGTTTACGTCTTTGCGGGGCCGAAGCCAATGGATGCCGTGCGGCGCTTCAACCTGTTTAATGGCGGTGGATGCCTGCCGCCGCGCTGGGGGCTGGGGTTTACGCAACGGGTGCACCGGCTGTATTCGGCGGATGAGGTTCGAAACGAAGCGGCGGAGTTTGAAGCGAAGCAATACCCACTGGATTTCATTGGTTTAGAGCCAGGTTGGCAGACTAAATCGTATCCCTGCACCTTCGAATGGGCCAAAGACCGTTTCCCCGATCCGGCGGGTTTTGTGAAAGACATGCTTCAGAAAGGCGTGCGCATCAATCTTTGGACTAATCCCTACGTATCGCCAGAAGCGCCGCTGTATCCCCAAATCGCGCCGTACACGGGTTCGCATACTGTCTGGGTGGGGGCCGTTCCCGACCTGACCCTACCGGAAGCAAAGGCGATTTACTGGAAAAAATTTGAGGACGAACACCTGCGCATTGGGGTTAGTGGCTACAAAATTGACGAGGTAGATGGCTACGATACGTACCTCTGGCCGGACGTTGCTACCTTTCCTTCGGGCCTAAGCGCCGAGCAGATGCGGCAGACATACGGCCTACTGGTGCAAAAGCAAAGCGCCGATCTGTTCCGAAAACGAAACCAGCGAACGTATGGTCTGGTGCGGGCTTCCAATGCCGGGGGCGTTTCTCTGCCGTATGTCATTTATAACGACTATTACAGCCACGAAGATTTTATTACGGCCTTGATTAACAGCGGCTTTTCGGGTACACTCTGGACGCCGGAAGTGCGGGCTTCCAAGACGGGTGAAGAATGGTTGCGGCGGTTTCAGTCGGTTTGTTTTTCACCCATGGCGATGATCAACGCCTGGTCTAGCGGTACCAAACCGTGGTCGTTCCCCGAGGTAGCCGAAGAGGTGAAAACCATTGCCCAGCTACGAATGCGGATGATGCCGTACTGGTACTCCGAATTTGCGAAATACCATTTCGAAGGCACACCGCCGTTTCGGGCGATGAACCTGGAAGACGGTTTTCGGGCGGAAGTGCGCAAGGAAGTGGTGACGGCTAGTTTGGAAGAAAATCCTTATGTCGAGGCGGTAAGCAAAGAAGTGAAAGATCAGTACATGGCGGGCGAATACCTGCTGGTAGCCCCTGTCTTTACGGGTCAGAAATCGCGCAAGGTGATCTTACCCAAAGGCAAATGGTATGATTTTTACACCGGAAAATACGTGGGCAATGGCGAGGTCATCACTGTAACGCCGGGTCTGGACAAGATTCCGGTTTTTGTAAAGGATGGCGGGATTATTCCGATAATGCCCCCGCTGCTGCACGCGCCTAAGCCTGGGCAGAAAGTAGATCTGGAAATCCGGCATTACGGGGAGAAACCCGCAGAATACCGCCTTTATGACGATGACGGCGAAACGTTTGATTACGAAAAAGGCCAGTATAGCTGGCGCGTACTCAAGGTCGAACGGCAGAAATCCGGCCCGTGGAAAGGCTCCATTTCCGCCGCCGAAAAAGGCAAGCCCAACACAGTGGGGAAAGTGACATGGACATTTATGACTCAATAA
- a CDS encoding glycoside hydrolase family 55 protein — protein sequence MIKLITALFLPWLLFSLPGGEASLVYLKNGKLAYQPYANEGQTEAVNQIPDFSFAGYNGGGVALPQVAVKATISPAKGDCRALIQAAIDQVSALPADKNGMRGAVLLKAGVYPVEGSLTINVSGVVLRGEGNGTTGTVLIATQKQQHDLIKLVGKAGKLTLPKTGVRITSAYVPSGTRTVEIAEGLAVKPGDRIVIQRTPNDAWIEALAMRQYGWKADDYRIGYERTVQAVAGRQLTVDMPLVDAIDNKWGGGEVAKISVPERLAQCGVENLRIESQFADDQDEKHGWNAVTLRGAENCWVKGVVAKYFGMGCVFIQEGSVFNTVEDCAMIDPKSITTGGRKYSFNLAGASVGNLFQRCAAWGGRHDYVTGSRVPGPNVFLDCVAENTFSDIGPHHRWTTGVLFDNIRGGQIRVQNRKAMGSGHGWAGAQTLFWNCESVKSEFKVESPLGAKNWAIGCVGKIQQGGGFWESWGKSVTPRSLYLQQLQDRLGQQAVLNITTEEQRSGQLWNRLAQQANHITSEQQTVLTAMK from the coding sequence ATGATAAAGCTCATTACAGCCTTATTTCTCCCCTGGTTGCTGTTCAGCCTGCCGGGGGGAGAAGCTAGTTTGGTATACCTCAAAAACGGAAAACTGGCGTACCAGCCCTACGCCAACGAAGGGCAGACCGAAGCGGTCAACCAGATACCGGATTTTTCATTTGCGGGCTACAACGGCGGCGGCGTTGCCCTGCCTCAGGTAGCGGTTAAGGCGACGATCAGCCCCGCCAAAGGCGATTGCCGGGCGCTCATCCAAGCGGCAATCGACCAGGTTTCGGCGCTGCCTGCCGACAAAAACGGAATGCGCGGAGCGGTTCTGCTTAAGGCGGGCGTCTATCCGGTAGAAGGCTCATTAACGATCAACGTCAGCGGCGTTGTGCTGCGGGGTGAAGGCAACGGTACTACCGGCACAGTTCTGATTGCGACCCAGAAACAGCAACACGATTTAATTAAATTAGTTGGTAAAGCAGGCAAGTTAACGTTGCCAAAAACGGGTGTTCGAATCACAAGCGCTTATGTGCCAAGCGGCACTCGCACAGTAGAAATAGCCGAAGGTTTGGCTGTCAAACCGGGCGACCGAATTGTGATTCAGCGAACGCCGAACGACGCCTGGATTGAGGCACTGGCAATGCGTCAGTATGGCTGGAAAGCCGACGATTATCGAATCGGTTATGAACGTACCGTGCAAGCCGTAGCGGGGCGGCAGTTGACGGTTGATATGCCGTTGGTGGATGCCATTGACAACAAGTGGGGCGGGGGTGAGGTGGCGAAGATCAGCGTTCCGGAGCGCTTAGCGCAGTGCGGCGTTGAAAATTTGCGGATCGAATCCCAATTTGCTGATGATCAGGACGAAAAACACGGCTGGAATGCCGTGACGTTGCGGGGTGCCGAAAACTGCTGGGTTAAAGGCGTGGTTGCCAAGTATTTCGGCATGGGCTGCGTCTTTATTCAGGAGGGATCGGTATTCAACACCGTGGAAGACTGCGCCATGATTGACCCAAAATCCATCACGACGGGTGGCCGGAAATATTCGTTTAATCTGGCCGGTGCCAGCGTCGGGAACCTCTTCCAGCGGTGCGCGGCCTGGGGCGGTCGCCACGATTACGTAACGGGTTCGCGCGTGCCCGGCCCGAACGTTTTCCTCGATTGTGTAGCCGAAAACACGTTTAGCGACATTGGCCCCCACCACCGCTGGACAACCGGCGTGCTGTTCGATAACATTCGTGGTGGTCAAATTCGGGTGCAGAACCGCAAGGCGATGGGGAGCGGCCACGGTTGGGCAGGGGCGCAGACGTTGTTCTGGAATTGCGAGTCGGTCAAAAGCGAATTTAAGGTGGAAAGTCCGCTAGGTGCTAAAAACTGGGCGATCGGTTGCGTTGGAAAAATTCAGCAAGGCGGTGGCTTCTGGGAAAGTTGGGGTAAATCGGTCACGCCCCGCAGCCTGTATCTGCAACAGCTACAGGACCGACTGGGGCAGCAGGCCGTTCTGAACATTACCACGGAGGAACAGCGGTCGGGCCAGCTCTGGAACCGCTTAGCCCAGCAGGCGAACCATATTACCAGTGAGCAGCAAACAGTCCTAACGGCCATGAAATAG